In Mucilaginibacter boryungensis, a single window of DNA contains:
- a CDS encoding phosphoglycerate mutase family protein — translation MKKNSIKLTLFNLLCICLMLSNYNALAQKTTIWIVRHAEKAATPPDDPELSSAGQKRAKDLAKLLKHEKIAGIYVTDYTRTRLTAKPTADKFTLVAETYDPADLKAFAGKVLQYYKGHNVLIVGHSNTVIPTLAAFGGERPFSTLADDDYDMIFKLTIKDGNTELEIKNYGEQHHVTQIPEKYLGYNTEHFVKPASRF, via the coding sequence ATGAAAAAAAATTCCATAAAACTTACCTTATTCAACCTGCTGTGTATCTGTTTAATGCTAAGCAATTATAATGCCTTAGCACAAAAAACTACTATTTGGATAGTGCGCCATGCCGAAAAAGCTGCTACACCGCCAGATGACCCTGAATTATCAAGCGCCGGGCAAAAACGTGCGAAAGATCTGGCCAAACTGCTTAAACACGAGAAAATTGCAGGTATTTACGTTACCGATTATACACGCACCCGGCTTACAGCCAAACCAACAGCCGATAAATTTACCCTGGTAGCCGAAACCTATGACCCGGCCGATCTGAAAGCTTTTGCAGGCAAGGTGCTTCAATACTATAAAGGCCATAATGTATTAATTGTCGGGCATTCCAATACGGTTATCCCCACACTGGCCGCCTTTGGTGGCGAACGGCCATTCAGCACTTTAGCCGATGATGATTATGATATGATCTTTAAGCTGACCATTAAGGATGGTAATACCGAACTGGAGATAAAAAACTACGGCGAGCAACATCACGTCACTCAAATCCCCGAGAAATATTTGGGCTACAATACCGAACATTTTGTAAAGCCAGCCTCACGGTTTTAG
- a CDS encoding replication-associated recombination protein A has product MNNLPPLAERMRPATLDDYVGQKHLVGPGAVLRKAIESGSLPSMIFWGPPGVGKTTLAYIISQSLYRPFFSLSAINSGVKDVREVIEKASLLKEQGEILPILFIDEIHRFSKSQQDSLLGAVERGIVTLIGATTENPSFEVISALLSRCQVYILKALEESDLLNLLDKAMKEDEVLKRKKIVIKEHEALLRLSGGDARKLLNIFELLVNAFEGKTITLTNDVVLEHVQQNMALYDKTGEQHYDIISAFIKSMRGSDPNGAVYWLARMIVGGEDPLFISRRMLILAAEDIGNANPNALLLAQSCFNAVQVIGMPESQLIMSQTAIYLATSPKSNAATTAISSAIALVKQTGDLPVPLHLRNAPTKLMKNIGYGKDYKYAHNFEGNFTDLDFLPDAIKGTQIYQPGNNPKENETREKLKKLWGNRYKY; this is encoded by the coding sequence ATGAATAACCTGCCCCCTTTAGCCGAACGCATGCGACCTGCCACCCTGGATGATTATGTTGGCCAGAAACACCTGGTTGGCCCGGGCGCGGTATTGCGTAAAGCTATTGAATCGGGCTCGTTACCATCTATGATATTTTGGGGCCCGCCGGGTGTGGGGAAAACTACGCTGGCTTATATCATATCGCAATCGTTGTATCGCCCGTTCTTTTCGCTAAGCGCGATAAATTCAGGGGTGAAGGATGTGCGCGAGGTAATTGAAAAAGCGTCGCTGTTAAAAGAGCAGGGCGAGATTTTGCCGATACTTTTTATTGATGAGATACACCGCTTCTCTAAATCGCAGCAGGATTCATTGCTGGGCGCGGTTGAGCGGGGGATTGTTACGCTGATTGGCGCTACTACGGAAAACCCGTCATTCGAGGTTATCTCGGCTTTGCTGTCGCGCTGCCAGGTTTATATTTTAAAAGCGCTGGAAGAAAGCGACCTGCTGAACCTTTTGGACAAGGCCATGAAGGAAGACGAGGTGTTGAAGCGTAAGAAGATAGTTATTAAGGAACACGAAGCTTTGCTGCGCCTTTCAGGCGGCGATGCCCGCAAACTGCTGAACATATTTGAATTACTGGTTAACGCTTTCGAGGGTAAAACCATCACCCTAACCAACGATGTAGTGCTGGAACATGTACAGCAGAACATGGCCTTGTACGATAAAACCGGTGAACAGCATTACGATATTATCTCGGCCTTCATCAAATCTATGCGGGGCAGCGACCCTAACGGCGCGGTATACTGGCTGGCCCGGATGATAGTCGGAGGGGAAGATCCGCTGTTTATCTCGCGGCGTATGCTGATCCTGGCCGCCGAGGACATTGGCAATGCCAACCCGAATGCCCTGCTGCTGGCCCAAAGCTGCTTCAACGCGGTGCAGGTTATCGGTATGCCCGAGTCACAACTGATCATGTCACAAACGGCCATTTATTTGGCTACATCACCAAAAAGTAATGCGGCCACCACCGCCATCAGTTCAGCTATTGCTTTAGTAAAACAAACCGGCGATTTGCCCGTGCCCTTGCATTTGCGCAATGCACCAACCAAACTGATGAAAAATATTGGCTACGGCAAAGATTACAAATACGCTCATAATTTTGAAGGCAACTTCACCGACCTGGATTTTTTACCCGATGCCATAAAAGGCACGCAAATTTACCAGCCCGGCAATAATCCCAAAGAGAATGAAACCCGGGAGAAGTTGAAAAAATTATGGGGCAACCGCTACAAATATTAA
- the folP gene encoding dihydropteroate synthase, producing the protein MTGIPFFQKKQTINAGGKLIDLSTPKVMGIINLTPDSFYAGSRKPAVEDALQQAEKMLNEGAAFLDLGAYSSRPGAVDISIQEETDRLLPVVEAIVKSFNNAVLSIDTFRSSVAEAAIKAGAHIINDISGGQLDDAMFDTIARLQVPYILMHMKGTPQTMVQEAKYDDVFNEVLSYFAQRYEKLRAMGVHDVIIDPGFGFAKTPQQGYELMSKMQGFEMLQLPLMAGVSRKRMIYGMLGNTAAEALNGTTALNTIALTKGANILRVHDVKEAVEAVKIWEMCR; encoded by the coding sequence ATGACAGGGATTCCATTTTTTCAGAAAAAACAGACAATTAATGCCGGCGGTAAATTGATAGACCTATCCACCCCGAAGGTGATGGGCATTATTAACCTAACGCCCGATTCTTTTTACGCCGGCAGCCGCAAACCTGCCGTTGAGGATGCCCTGCAACAAGCCGAAAAAATGCTGAATGAGGGCGCTGCCTTTCTTGACCTTGGCGCCTATTCATCCCGTCCGGGTGCTGTTGATATTTCCATCCAGGAGGAAACTGACAGGCTGTTACCCGTAGTAGAAGCTATCGTCAAAAGTTTCAATAATGCGGTGCTCTCTATCGATACCTTTCGTTCGTCTGTAGCCGAAGCGGCGATAAAAGCGGGGGCACATATCATTAACGATATATCCGGCGGTCAGTTAGACGATGCCATGTTTGACACCATTGCCCGCCTGCAAGTACCTTACATTTTAATGCATATGAAAGGTACGCCGCAAACCATGGTGCAGGAAGCAAAGTATGATGACGTATTTAATGAGGTGCTTAGCTACTTTGCGCAGCGTTATGAAAAATTGCGCGCCATGGGCGTGCACGATGTGATCATCGACCCGGGATTTGGGTTTGCCAAAACACCACAACAGGGGTATGAGTTAATGAGTAAAATGCAGGGATTTGAAATGCTGCAATTGCCGTTAATGGCAGGTGTATCGCGCAAGCGGATGATCTATGGCATGCTTGGTAATACCGCTGCAGAGGCGTTAAACGGCACTACAGCCCTAAATACAATAGCCCTAACCAAAGGGGCTAATATTTTGCGGGTACACGATGTAAAAGAAGCTGTAGAGGCGGTAAAGATTTGGGAAATGTGCCGGTAA
- a CDS encoding BT_3928 family protein yields MKAQQKTLFPNALMWFCRIVVGLLFIFSGLIKANDPLGFSYKLEEYFEVFHMLFLSSYALYFAIFLCALEMILGFALLIGWRAVQVTWGLLLLIIFFGFLTFYSAYFKVVQTCGCFGDAIPLTPWQSFSKDMILLVLVLVLFASRKSLKPILKPEAGRMAFIVAVIFSFGVGIYTYNFLPVLDFLPYKVGANLPEEMKTPPGAQPDEYEITYHLKNKSTGAEKTMNSTDYTKSGIWKDNNWEVKGDPESKLIKQGFKPKISDLAIQDAQGNNYTQELLSNPFYNLIIVAYNLNHTNDEAINKLNALAINLTQNFNTRTILLTSNSPTDAAVFSKAHHLVPEIFYADGVPLKSMVRSNPGILLMKNGVVINKWHYHNMPSYDVLVNTYFKK; encoded by the coding sequence ATGAAAGCACAACAAAAAACATTATTCCCGAATGCATTGATGTGGTTTTGCCGCATTGTGGTGGGCTTGTTGTTCATTTTTTCGGGCCTGATAAAAGCTAACGACCCATTGGGGTTTTCGTATAAACTGGAAGAATATTTCGAAGTTTTTCATATGCTGTTCTTAAGCAGCTATGCCCTGTATTTCGCTATATTTCTTTGCGCGCTGGAGATGATATTGGGCTTTGCCCTGCTGATAGGCTGGCGCGCGGTGCAGGTAACCTGGGGATTATTATTACTCATTATTTTCTTCGGCTTTCTGACCTTCTATTCAGCCTATTTTAAAGTGGTGCAAACCTGCGGCTGCTTTGGCGATGCTATACCGCTTACCCCGTGGCAGTCTTTCAGTAAGGACATGATATTGCTGGTGCTGGTATTGGTGCTGTTTGCAAGCAGGAAAAGTTTAAAGCCTATCCTGAAGCCCGAAGCTGGGCGGATGGCCTTTATTGTAGCGGTCATCTTTTCGTTCGGGGTGGGTATTTATACTTATAATTTTTTACCGGTGCTGGATTTTCTGCCGTACAAAGTTGGCGCTAACCTGCCCGAAGAAATGAAAACGCCACCCGGCGCGCAACCCGACGAATACGAAATTACCTATCACCTGAAAAATAAATCTACCGGTGCCGAAAAGACCATGAACAGCACCGACTATACCAAAAGCGGTATCTGGAAGGATAACAACTGGGAAGTAAAAGGCGACCCGGAAAGCAAGTTGATAAAACAGGGCTTCAAACCTAAAATTAGCGATTTGGCTATACAGGATGCGCAGGGCAACAATTACACCCAGGAATTACTGAGCAATCCATTTTACAACCTTATTATCGTAGCATATAATTTAAACCATACCAATGATGAGGCCATTAATAAGCTGAATGCCCTTGCTATAAACCTGACACAAAACTTTAATACCAGAACTATCCTGCTCACATCAAACTCGCCCACCGATGCGGCGGTTTTTAGTAAAGCTCATCACCTGGTGCCCGAGATATTTTATGCTGACGGCGTACCGTTAAAAAGCATGGTGCGCTCTAACCCGGGCATATTGCTGATGAAAAATGGTGTGGTAATTAACAAATGGCACTATCATAACATGCCATCGTATGATGTATTGGTAAACACTTACTTTAAAAAATGA
- a CDS encoding DNA-3-methyladenine glycosylase family protein: MLNKFTPDNFHTICDALANIDTDLSSVIQTYGYPPLWSRPNSFESLVHIILEQQVSLASALSALNKLRERVQEITPANVLVLTDEEMRSCYLSRQKMTYVRYLAEAILSGQIDLDAFEQMPDDEVRAQLVSLKGIGNWTVDVYLMFVLKRADIFPVGDLAAVNAFKRVKGLEPATTREELVALAKAWQPYRTVATMLLWHYYLSAPKK; the protein is encoded by the coding sequence ATGCTCAACAAGTTTACACCCGATAACTTTCACACTATTTGCGATGCACTGGCCAACATCGACACCGATCTTTCCAGCGTTATCCAAACCTATGGCTACCCGCCATTATGGTCGCGGCCAAACAGTTTCGAATCATTGGTGCATATTATTTTAGAGCAGCAGGTATCGCTGGCCTCGGCGCTCTCGGCCTTAAATAAACTGCGTGAACGTGTGCAGGAAATTACCCCTGCCAATGTGCTGGTGCTAACGGATGAGGAAATGAGGTCCTGCTATTTAAGCCGGCAGAAAATGACTTACGTGCGATACCTGGCCGAGGCCATATTAAGCGGACAAATTGATCTGGACGCGTTTGAACAAATGCCCGATGATGAAGTGCGCGCCCAGCTGGTGTCCCTGAAAGGGATTGGCAACTGGACGGTGGACGTTTACCTGATGTTTGTTTTGAAGCGTGCCGATATTTTTCCCGTTGGCGATCTTGCGGCGGTGAATGCTTTTAAACGGGTAAAAGGTTTGGAGCCAGCCACCACGCGCGAGGAATTAGTAGCGCTGGCTAAAGCGTGGCAGCCTTACCGCACTGTAGCTACTATGCTGTTGTGGCATTATTATTTATCGGCGCCAAAAAAATGA
- a CDS encoding shikimate kinase gives MTMYNPNHIFLIGYMGSGKTTLGRKLAARLQCDFIDLDHVLEAQVGMTITEYFAAHGEEAFRVLESSVLKNTPYAEKAVISTGGGLPCFFDNMEWMKQHGQTVYIKLNAKVLAGRLENNKDDRPILRHKHGEELIAFIDEKLAEREPWYNQASIIADGLSLNAERLEMLLNHK, from the coding sequence ATGACAATGTACAATCCTAACCATATATTTCTGATAGGTTACATGGGCAGCGGTAAAACTACGCTTGGGCGGAAACTGGCCGCACGCTTGCAATGTGATTTTATAGACCTTGATCATGTGTTGGAGGCACAGGTTGGCATGACGATTACCGAATACTTTGCCGCCCATGGCGAAGAGGCTTTCAGGGTGCTGGAATCATCTGTATTAAAAAATACGCCTTACGCAGAGAAAGCTGTGATATCAACCGGCGGTGGCTTACCTTGTTTTTTTGATAATATGGAGTGGATGAAACAGCATGGTCAAACGGTTTATATTAAGTTAAACGCCAAAGTGCTGGCCGGCCGTTTGGAAAATAATAAAGATGACCGCCCCATATTGCGCCACAAACATGGCGAAGAATTAATAGCTTTTATTGATGAAAAACTTGCAGAGCGCGAGCCGTGGTATAATCAGGCCAGTATTATTGCCGACGGTTTAAGCCTGAATGCCGAACGGCTGGAAATGCTGCTTAATCATAAATAA
- a CDS encoding DUF1599 domain-containing protein has translation MLVGIYPYYISIALKDTSKEYDAVINVCKGLFIKKTRDYGTAWRILRIESITDQIFIKAQRIRTLEEKKVSKVGEDITGEYIGIVNYCVIAMMQLDSTEDTPYELSVEHVNNMFDAKVQETKDLMFAKNHDYGEAWRDMRISSLTDLILMKLLRVKQIEDNKGATLASEGVKANYQDMLNYSVFALIKLGVA, from the coding sequence ATGCTTGTTGGCATATATCCTTACTATATTAGTATAGCATTGAAAGATACATCAAAAGAATACGACGCGGTTATTAACGTTTGCAAAGGGCTTTTCATTAAAAAGACCCGCGACTATGGCACGGCCTGGCGCATTTTACGTATTGAATCCATCACCGATCAAATATTTATTAAAGCGCAGCGTATCCGCACGCTGGAAGAGAAAAAAGTATCGAAGGTTGGTGAAGACATTACCGGCGAATACATTGGCATTGTAAACTATTGCGTTATTGCCATGATGCAGCTGGATAGCACAGAAGATACACCCTATGAGCTTTCTGTTGAGCATGTAAATAACATGTTTGATGCCAAGGTGCAGGAAACTAAAGATCTGATGTTTGCCAAAAACCATGATTACGGTGAAGCCTGGCGCGATATGCGCATCAGCTCGTTAACCGACCTGATTTTGATGAAGCTGCTGCGTGTTAAACAAATTGAAGATAATAAAGGCGCAACCCTGGCATCGGAAGGGGTAAAAGCTAATTACCAGGATATGCTGAATTACTCGGTTTTTGCGCTGATAAAATTAGGGGTAGCTTAA
- a CDS encoding YihY/virulence factor BrkB family protein, with the protein MKIFNRAFLKKMWKVLVACFSGFVNDNGLKLSASLAYYTVFSMAPLLLLLIGMVSIVFKNAFTTVFPEMIKVFGPAAALQIKGMVDGLNLSGKTGIAVISGAVTLIIGATSMFVEIQDSLNIIWRVKAKPKRGWVKLLQNRFLSFSLIISLGFLLLVSLVINLIVLAISHKLEHFLPGLTIWVFNGINVALSFIVISVLFAIIFKFLPDVEIKWKDVRSGAFFTALLFMVGKYLIGLYIQFTATSSAYGTAGSVIVILVWIYYTSAILYIGAEFTQVYAEASGSLIQPSEYAVHVEQTEIEHVVKKLPPQHPEIKGKLKEDEKL; encoded by the coding sequence ATGAAAATTTTTAACCGGGCGTTTTTAAAAAAGATGTGGAAGGTACTGGTTGCCTGTTTCTCGGGCTTCGTTAATGATAACGGCCTGAAACTTAGTGCGTCCTTGGCTTATTACACGGTATTTTCCATGGCCCCGCTGCTCTTACTTCTTATAGGCATGGTAAGCATTGTATTTAAAAATGCTTTCACAACCGTATTTCCCGAAATGATAAAAGTCTTTGGGCCGGCCGCAGCCTTACAAATAAAAGGAATGGTAGACGGGTTAAATCTTTCGGGCAAAACAGGTATTGCTGTAATTTCAGGCGCGGTTACTTTAATAATAGGCGCCACAAGTATGTTTGTTGAAATACAGGACTCGCTTAATATCATTTGGCGTGTAAAAGCCAAGCCTAAGCGCGGTTGGGTGAAGTTGCTGCAAAACCGTTTTTTATCTTTCTCACTTATTATTTCCCTGGGCTTTTTGCTGCTGGTTTCGCTTGTCATTAACCTTATAGTTTTAGCCATCAGTCATAAACTGGAACACTTTTTACCTGGGCTTACTATATGGGTATTTAATGGCATTAATGTAGCGTTGTCGTTTATAGTTATCTCGGTGTTATTTGCCATCATCTTTAAATTTTTACCCGATGTGGAGATCAAATGGAAGGACGTACGTTCGGGGGCATTTTTTACTGCGTTACTGTTTATGGTTGGTAAATACCTTATTGGCTTGTATATTCAGTTTACTGCTACCAGCTCTGCATACGGTACAGCCGGCTCGGTTATCGTAATACTGGTGTGGATATACTATACTTCGGCCATACTGTACATAGGCGCCGAATTTACCCAGGTATATGCCGAGGCCAGCGGTAGCCTGATACAACCTTCGGAATACGCTGTGCATGTTGAACAAACCGAGATTGAGCATGTGGTTAAAAAACTACCTCCACAACATCCGGAAATAAAGGGCAAGTTAAAAGAGGACGAAAAGTTGTAA
- a CDS encoding ABC transporter permease, with protein sequence MIAYLLRKIWYAAAVMLGIVVVVFFLFNILPVDPARMTMGQRADVQSLQAVRREFGLDKSIPVQFAYYLNDLSPVGIHLNTPDEQKRYGYAKLFPVSKTKVLALKWPYLRRSYQTHKDVASLLLDVIPNTLILATASMIFAILIGVFMGVMSAVHQNSWIDRLSISLSILGISAPSFFAGIIIAWIFGFLLSKYTGLNMSGSLYNYDPFKGEVLNLRNLVLPVLTLGLRPLAIIVQLTRNAMLDVLGQDYIRTARAKGLGRNAIIYRHALKNALNPVITAIANWFASLLAGSFFVEYVFGYNGLGKTTVDALENSDFPVIMGAILFIAFIFVVINILVDLVYVWIDPRVKLS encoded by the coding sequence ATGATAGCTTACCTGCTCCGCAAAATTTGGTATGCCGCAGCAGTGATGCTGGGTATTGTGGTTGTGGTGTTTTTCCTGTTTAATATTTTACCGGTTGACCCGGCCCGGATGACCATGGGGCAGCGCGCCGATGTGCAATCGTTACAAGCGGTACGCCGCGAATTTGGGCTGGATAAATCTATACCCGTACAGTTTGCATATTACCTGAATGACCTGTCGCCCGTAGGCATCCATTTAAATACACCTGACGAGCAAAAGCGTTATGGCTACGCCAAACTGTTCCCGGTATCAAAAACCAAAGTACTGGCGCTGAAATGGCCTTATTTGCGCCGTTCGTATCAAACCCATAAAGATGTGGCCTCGCTGCTGCTGGATGTAATACCCAACACGCTGATACTGGCTACCGCTTCTATGATATTTGCTATCCTTATTGGTGTATTTATGGGGGTAATGAGCGCGGTGCACCAAAACTCGTGGATCGATCGCCTTTCAATAAGCCTGAGCATTTTGGGTATTTCTGCGCCGTCTTTTTTTGCAGGGATCATTATCGCCTGGATCTTCGGCTTCCTTTTAAGCAAATATACGGGGCTCAACATGTCGGGCAGTTTATATAATTACGATCCTTTTAAGGGCGAAGTGCTTAACCTGCGTAACCTGGTACTGCCGGTACTAACTTTAGGCCTGCGCCCGTTGGCCATTATTGTGCAGTTAACCCGCAATGCCATGCTTGATGTGCTGGGTCAGGATTATATCCGCACTGCGCGGGCCAAAGGTTTGGGACGTAACGCCATTATCTACCGGCATGCTTTAAAAAATGCACTTAACCCGGTAATTACCGCTATTGCCAACTGGTTTGCCTCGTTATTAGCCGGTTCGTTTTTTGTGGAATATGTATTTGGGTATAACGGCCTGGGCAAAACTACAGTTGATGCGCTGGAAAACTCTGACTTCCCGGTGATTATGGGGGCCATATTGTTTATTGCTTTTATATTTGTGGTAATCAATATCCTGGTCGACCTGGTTTATGTATGGATAGATCCAAGGGTTAAACTTAGCTGA
- a CDS encoding DUF5686 and carboxypeptidase-like regulatory domain-containing protein, producing MLRKANFVLPGLWKLFPVFCFAFICIFNTEASAQAVKRISGKITDAETGEPLPYVTVFVKLPNHTTKGITSDFSGLYHLVAPLASSDTIYATYVGYLQAKKPLPKEHTATVDFQLKADNQLLKTVTITPKSYVNPAWAILENVVKHKNENNLEKLNSYEYESYTRLELSVTNISDKMKQRKVMKQILPIMDSLKKMAGDDGKPILPVFMSESVADYYYQKNPQQKTENIKRTKTSGVGIEDETLISQIIGSSFQQYNFYKNYVRLANKDFISPITDSWKTFYNYELTDEHDKINGREYYKIEFKPKRSHDLSFVGVMWITHDDYALYRIDMSVTPDANLDFLNKIRIQQEMVQPQGTTAWIPEKTRITVHVSNIAKNWSGFLGKFYLSNKNFAVNKTYPPAVFKEPLTMSDDITKQDESYWTRNRPEPLTEDDKKVYHIIDTVKNLPMVRTYADIAGMLINGYYRIGKFSYGPYLYTYSYNDVQGSVLRLGGTTNKYFSDQLILGGYVSYGFRDKRWNFNGSVDYIFSRKPWLQAGVSFTRDLGQTGYQFENFSKNNNVFRASIRNGRITRRGPFQQNDLRAYVQTDIAREWNAKLTVDRRTFDPLYNFVYFSPANSQLYTNYQVAEAIGELQWQPGRRLLQSSKINKRIMLGEGTDNPVVTFRYTHGFKAFGGDFSYNKFAANITEKVHMGIFGKGEYAVTGGYIPSSLPLPLLENHRYNFNTMRFLEFTSNRYVSLTYTQHMEGLITNSIPLLKELNVRTVADFNVLDGALNDANGGRPSTPRRPTRNLEGIPYVEAGYGLENIFNFIRVDFLHRLTHRDHVDETGALPSNFAVRVSVQFRL from the coding sequence ATGTTGCGTAAGGCTAATTTTGTGCTGCCGGGATTGTGGAAGTTATTCCCCGTATTTTGCTTTGCTTTTATATGTATTTTTAATACTGAAGCAAGCGCCCAGGCCGTAAAAAGGATTTCCGGAAAGATCACCGACGCCGAAACCGGCGAACCTTTGCCCTATGTAACAGTTTTTGTAAAATTGCCTAACCATACCACCAAAGGCATCACCAGCGATTTTTCAGGCCTGTACCACCTGGTAGCCCCATTAGCATCAAGCGATACCATATATGCCACTTACGTAGGCTATCTGCAAGCTAAAAAGCCGCTTCCTAAAGAGCATACCGCTACTGTTGATTTTCAACTAAAAGCAGACAATCAACTATTAAAAACGGTTACAATTACCCCAAAAAGCTATGTTAACCCGGCATGGGCTATTTTAGAAAATGTGGTAAAACACAAAAACGAGAATAACCTTGAAAAGCTAAACAGCTATGAATACGAGAGCTATACCCGGCTGGAACTATCGGTAACCAACATTAGCGATAAGATGAAACAGCGCAAAGTAATGAAGCAAATACTGCCCATTATGGATAGCCTAAAAAAAATGGCTGGCGACGATGGTAAACCTATTTTGCCTGTGTTTATGTCTGAAAGTGTGGCCGATTACTATTATCAAAAAAATCCACAGCAAAAAACTGAAAATATAAAACGTACTAAAACCAGCGGTGTGGGTATTGAGGATGAAACGTTGATATCGCAGATCATCGGCAGCAGCTTTCAGCAGTATAACTTTTATAAAAACTATGTGCGCCTGGCCAACAAAGATTTTATTTCGCCTATAACAGATAGCTGGAAAACATTTTATAACTATGAATTAACCGACGAGCATGATAAAATTAATGGCCGTGAATACTATAAAATTGAATTCAAGCCAAAACGCTCGCACGATCTTTCTTTTGTTGGTGTAATGTGGATAACACATGATGATTACGCTTTATACCGGATAGATATGTCGGTTACCCCTGATGCCAACCTGGATTTTTTAAACAAGATAAGGATACAACAGGAAATGGTGCAACCACAAGGTACCACCGCCTGGATACCCGAAAAAACGCGTATCACCGTACATGTGTCAAATATTGCCAAAAACTGGTCGGGATTTTTAGGTAAGTTCTATTTGTCCAATAAAAACTTTGCGGTAAATAAAACCTATCCGCCGGCTGTATTTAAAGAACCGCTTACCATGAGCGACGATATTACCAAACAGGACGAAAGTTACTGGACACGCAACCGCCCCGAGCCGCTTACAGAAGATGATAAAAAAGTTTATCATATTATTGATACCGTTAAAAATTTGCCCATGGTACGTACCTATGCCGATATTGCCGGCATGCTGATAAATGGTTATTACCGCATTGGCAAGTTTAGTTATGGGCCTTACTTATACACCTATAGTTATAATGATGTGCAAGGCAGCGTGTTAAGATTGGGGGGCACTACCAATAAATACTTTAGCGATCAGTTGATACTCGGGGGCTACGTTAGTTATGGCTTCCGCGATAAAAGATGGAATTTTAACGGTTCGGTAGATTATATTTTTTCGCGCAAACCATGGTTACAGGCTGGGGTGTCTTTCACCCGCGATTTGGGGCAAACCGGGTACCAGTTTGAAAACTTCAGCAAAAACAATAATGTTTTCAGGGCATCTATCCGTAATGGGCGCATTACCCGCAGGGGGCCATTTCAACAAAACGACTTAAGGGCCTATGTACAAACCGATATTGCGCGGGAATGGAATGCAAAGCTGACAGTTGACCGCCGCACATTCGACCCGCTTTATAACTTTGTATACTTTAGCCCCGCCAATAGCCAACTTTATACCAACTACCAGGTAGCCGAAGCAATTGGCGAACTACAATGGCAACCGGGCAGGCGTTTACTGCAATCATCAAAAATTAATAAACGTATAATGTTGGGCGAAGGTACCGACAACCCGGTAGTTACCTTTAGGTATACCCACGGATTTAAAGCTTTTGGCGGCGATTTCAGCTATAATAAATTTGCAGCCAATATTACCGAAAAAGTGCATATGGGCATTTTTGGCAAAGGTGAATATGCTGTTACCGGTGGTTATATTCCATCAAGCCTGCCATTACCTTTGCTTGAAAATCACCGTTATAATTTTAACACTATGCGGTTTTTGGAATTTACCAGCAACCGGTATGTATCTCTTACTTATACTCAACATATGGAAGGGCTAATTACTAATAGCATCCCGCTGCTTAAAGAATTAAACGTGCGCACCGTAGCCGATTTTAATGTGCTAGATGGCGCACTAAATGATGCCAATGGTGGACGTCCGTCTACACCACGCAGGCCGACCCGTAACCTGGAAGGCATACCGTATGTCGAGGCCGGTTATGGGCTTGAAAATATCTTTAATTTTATACGGGTCGATTTTCTTCACCGTTTAACCCATCGCGACCACGTTGATGAAACCGGTGCCTTGCCAAGCAATTTCGCGGTTAGGGTAAGTGTACAGTTTAGGTTGTAG